One window of the Cryptomeria japonica chromosome 7, Sugi_1.0, whole genome shotgun sequence genome contains the following:
- the LOC131045053 gene encoding anthocyanin synthase — translation MAPARVETLSSSGLDSIPAEYVRPIEERSTDSVLDLKNGGDGPQLPVIDFAGWETSEEERKRIMRQVAEASREWGAMQLLNHGIPETLIARLQSAGKAFFDLPIEEKEKYANDAANGKISGYGSKLANNASGQLEWEDYYFHILWPHLKRDVENTWPGYPAEYEEVTDAYGVHIRKLTSILLGALSSELGLEKNRMEKLLGGEELVMELKINYYPRCPQPELALGVEAHTDISALTFLLHNMVPGLQLFHQGKWITAKCIPGALIFQLGDQVEILSNGKYKSGLHRGLVNKEKVRISWAVFCCPPKEAVTGPMKEMVDEQNPPLFPTRTFQEHIDYKLFRKNQVKKEKAAE, via the exons ATGGCGCCAGCCCGAGTAGAGACATTGTCCAGCAGTGGTCTGGATTCAATCCCGGCCGAATACGTGAGGCCAATCGAAGAGAGATCCACGGATAGCGTTCTCGATCTCAAGAATGGAGGAGATGGTCCTCAGCTTCCCGTCATTGATTTTGCCGGGTGGGAAACAAGCGAAGAGGAGAGGAAAAGAATAATGCGCCAAGTTGCAGAGGCGAGCCGAGAGTGGGGAGCCATGCAACTGCTGAATCATGGCATCCCCGAGACTCTCATTGCTCGCCTCCAGTCTGCCGGAAAAGCTTTCTTCGATCTGCCCATCGAAGAAAAGGAAAAGTACGCTAATGACGCGGCCAATGGAAAGATCTCGGGTTATGGCAGCAAGCTGGCCAACAATGCGAGCGGGCAGCTGGAGTGGGAGGATTACTATTTCCACATTCTGTGGCCTCATCTCAAGCGCGATGTTGAAAACACATGGCCTGGTTACCCGGCTGAGTATGAGGAAGTCACGGACGCTTATGGAGTGCACATTCGAAAACTGACGAGCATTCTTTTGGGCGCATTGTCTTCGGAGCTCGGTTTGGAGAAGAATCGCATGGAGAAACTGCTGGGTGGGGAGGAGTTAGTTATGGAGTTGAAGATCAATTATTACCCGCGTTGCCCTCAGCCGGAGCTCGCTTTGGGAGTCGAAGCGCACACCGACATCAGTGCCCTTACATTTCTCCTGCATAACATGGTGCCCGGACTGCAGCTTTTCCACCAGGGGAAATGGATTACTGCCAAATGCATTCCTGGGGCTCTCATCTTTCAGCTCGGTGACCAAGTAGAG ATCCTGAGCAACGGTAAGTACAAGAGCGGGCTCCACAGAGGACTGGTGAACAAGGAGAAGGTGAGGATATCGTGGGCCGTGTTCTGCTGTCCTCCTAAGGAGGCGGTGACTGGGCCTATGAAAGAGATGGTCGACGAGCAAAACCCGCCGCTGTTTCCGACGAGGACCTTCCAGGAGCACATCGATTACAAGCTCTTCAGGAAGAACCAGGTTAAGAAGGAAAAGGCCGCCGAATGA